In Borrelia hispanica CRI, one genomic interval encodes:
- a CDS encoding DUF759 family protein: protein EQKRQKNIEKFKLQETKRLISQGMKFKKAKKIAIQRSTMSEKQLMDLEYKSLKKQSGFLNRTKRTAKEIGKIAVGTALGQVFGTTFQGGIGDAFNYAKRAIINNANVKKMNVITSRIFKTQEKAQLNNILQTIPGFNREIDREEFLNYAAILRKDLVSLGQNNEENLNKAVAFAARLKSTGVVNDNASAIAVVSEFLQGKGGSLYNVMGSFNKLTHKYNERGEMEYDILSSSQALSFRTETLKKIIDDWNTLEFPKYASTEEKLKDDLIEAEDSFAKTTSELVKPLLAKLSQLATWFQDFTFKTHILDPMIKGLTSFFGNISEWFTKMIKMSLKQILPNWAYEWFFSADDTTDKDHSPLPTTDTGTKLEKDASIKTP from the coding sequence AGAACAAAAAAGGCAAAAGAATATAGAAAAGTTTAAACTTCAAGAAACTAAAAGACTTATTAGCCAAGGCATGAAATTTAAAAAAGCAAAAAAAATCGCCATACAAAGATCAACCATGTCCGAAAAACAATTAATGGACTTAGAATATAAATCGTTAAAAAAGCAAAGCGGATTCCTAAATCGCACTAAGCGCACTGCTAAAGAAATAGGTAAAATTGCGGTTGGAACTGCTCTTGGACAAGTATTTGGAACTACTTTTCAAGGTGGAATTGGTGATGCATTCAATTATGCTAAAAGAGCTATTATCAACAACGCAAATGTAAAAAAAATGAATGTAATTACTTCAAGAATATTCAAAACTCAAGAAAAGGCTCAACTTAATAATATTCTTCAAACAATACCGGGATTTAATAGGGAAATCGATAGAGAAGAGTTCCTTAATTATGCTGCAATCTTGAGAAAAGATTTGGTAAGTTTAGGTCAAAACAATGAGGAGAACCTCAATAAAGCAGTTGCATTTGCTGCTAGGCTTAAATCCACAGGGGTTGTTAATGATAATGCTTCAGCTATTGCTGTAGTATCAGAATTCTTACAAGGAAAAGGCGGGTCTTTATATAATGTTATGGGTTCATTTAACAAATTGACACATAAGTATAATGAACGTGGAGAAATGGAATATGACATACTATCTTCAAGTCAAGCCTTATCTTTTAGAACAGAAACACTAAAAAAAATTATTGATGATTGGAATACACTTGAATTTCCTAAATACGCAAGTACCGAAGAAAAACTCAAAGATGATCTTATTGAAGCCGAAGATTCTTTCGCAAAAACTACATCTGAACTAGTAAAACCCCTCTTAGCGAAATTATCACAGCTAGCTACATGGTTCCAAGACTTTACTTTCAAAACTCACATACTTGATCCAATGATCAAAGGTCTCACAAGTTTTTTCGGTAATATCAGCGAATGGTTTACAAAAATGATAAAAATGTCACTAAAACAAATACTGCCCAATTGGGCATATGAATGGTTTTTTAGTGCAGACGATACAACAGATAAAGACCATTCACCACTCCCAACTACTGATACTGGAACCAAATTAGAAAAAGACGCAAGTATAAAAACACCTTAA